A single Ignavibacteriales bacterium DNA region contains:
- a CDS encoding YceH family protein: MHLLTEEQVRVIGALIEKEKTTPEYYPLSVNSLTNACNQKSSREPVVNYTEEQVQKVLLELLDIPFVCKVTSADQRVPKYKQLFTTALGLTTAESAIMGVLMLRGAQTPGEIRSRSGRLYEFSSLEEVESVIHQLISRVEPLAVKLPRQPGRDARYAHLLSGMPEIKETPPAEKEDSQPDLIRQIEQLRHELDELKEQFAEFRKQFES, encoded by the coding sequence ATGCATCTGCTGACAGAAGAACAGGTGAGGGTAATAGGAGCCCTTATTGAGAAAGAAAAAACCACCCCTGAGTATTATCCGCTATCAGTCAACTCGCTGACCAATGCCTGCAACCAGAAGAGCAGCCGTGAACCGGTGGTCAATTATACCGAGGAGCAGGTTCAGAAGGTTCTGCTTGAACTGCTGGATATTCCATTTGTCTGCAAGGTAACCTCAGCCGATCAGCGGGTGCCAAAGTATAAGCAGCTGTTTACCACGGCATTGGGTCTGACCACGGCGGAGAGTGCCATTATGGGGGTACTGATGCTCAGAGGGGCGCAGACCCCGGGGGAGATACGCTCGCGCAGCGGCAGATTGTATGAATTTTCATCCCTTGAGGAGGTTGAGTCGGTGATACATCAGCTTATCTCACGGGTGGAGCCACTGGCTGTAAAACTTCCCCGGCAGCCGGGCCGTGATGCACGCTATGCGCATCTGCTCAGCGGGATGCCGGAGATAAAGGAAACACCGCCTGCTGAAAAAGAGGACTCACAGCCGGATCTTATCCGTCAGATTGAGCAGCTCCGGCATGAACTGGATGAACTGAAAGAGCAGTTTGCCGAATTCAGGAAACAATTTGAATCCTGA
- a CDS encoding radical SAM protein, with protein sequence MSVIRTTRSLCPVCLKQISADLVSRDDKMFMVKTCPDHGPFEDLYYGDAALYQRLMKELTGGEEINQPLAVDLGETTRQSAPVKNPFGTPGIGIIDVTNRCNLDCTVCFASCNSARDVYEPPAETIYAMMDTLLQGDNPCPIILFSGGEPTIRKDFLDLCRMAKKKGFKFIIVATNGKRLAAEPDYHRQLAEAEVDIIYLQFDGVTSEPYIALRGIDLLATKLQALDNISNSPVDYPVTVLVPTIAKGINDHQIGDIVRFASNNINIIKGVLFQPVGFVGHIKNKDILAKRITNADAIQSLSVSFNNSISKDDFYPLVWIRDFLEAFKRIHKRTDIVDLKVHPACFTVSYFVKHNDQLISLNRLLNLEELRNFVNNLKTGSKTEIAAELFKSLPKIIRKDTYKMSSKLIKIMSEIFLEGSEKAIINFHEDNVLLVGFEHSSDPYNYDCEKIDRCCIHYSTPDGKTVPFCSYNVFNRKELETTFSKKNFKSN encoded by the coding sequence ATGTCCGTTATACGAACGACCCGTTCGCTTTGCCCTGTCTGTTTAAAACAGATTTCCGCTGACCTTGTCAGCCGTGATGATAAGATGTTTATGGTTAAGACATGTCCTGACCATGGACCTTTTGAAGATCTCTATTACGGCGACGCAGCCCTCTATCAGCGTCTGATGAAAGAGCTTACGGGAGGTGAAGAAATTAACCAGCCGCTTGCAGTAGATTTGGGGGAGACTACCCGACAGAGCGCTCCGGTAAAAAACCCTTTCGGTACTCCGGGCATTGGTATAATAGATGTAACAAACAGGTGCAATCTTGACTGCACAGTTTGTTTCGCCTCTTGCAACTCAGCCAGAGATGTTTATGAGCCACCGGCTGAAACCATTTACGCCATGATGGATACTCTCCTCCAAGGTGACAACCCCTGCCCCATCATTCTTTTTAGCGGCGGTGAACCAACTATCAGAAAAGACTTTCTTGACCTCTGCCGTATGGCCAAAAAGAAGGGGTTTAAATTTATCATCGTTGCTACAAACGGTAAAAGACTTGCAGCCGAACCGGATTATCACCGTCAACTGGCTGAAGCTGAAGTGGATATTATATATCTGCAGTTTGACGGTGTAACCTCTGAGCCGTATATAGCGCTTCGGGGCATTGACCTGCTCGCAACCAAACTTCAGGCCCTGGACAATATTTCCAACTCACCCGTGGACTATCCGGTAACTGTTCTTGTGCCGACTATTGCAAAGGGCATAAACGATCATCAGATTGGTGATATCGTCCGTTTTGCTTCAAATAACATTAACATCATTAAAGGTGTTCTCTTCCAGCCGGTCGGCTTTGTTGGTCACATCAAGAATAAAGACATACTGGCAAAACGCATTACTAATGCAGATGCTATACAATCGCTTTCAGTCAGTTTTAATAACTCCATCAGCAAGGATGATTTTTATCCCCTCGTCTGGATTCGTGATTTTCTTGAGGCATTCAAGCGGATTCATAAGCGTACTGATATTGTTGACCTGAAAGTTCATCCGGCCTGTTTTACAGTTTCCTATTTCGTAAAACACAATGACCAGCTTATCTCGCTTAACCGTCTGCTCAATTTAGAAGAACTGCGCAATTTTGTTAATAATCTGAAGACCGGTTCAAAAACTGAGATTGCAGCCGAACTTTTTAAGTCCCTGCCAAAGATTATCAGAAAAGATACTTACAAGATGAGTTCTAAACTGATAAAAATTATGTCAGAGATTTTTCTTGAAGGATCTGAAAAAGCAATTATCAATTTCCATGAAGACAATGTTCTGCTGGTAGGTTTTGAGCATTCCTCCGACCCGTATAACTACGACTGCGAAAAAATTGACCGCTGCTGCATTCATTACTCCACCCCAGACGGTAAAACGGTGCCCTTCTGTTCTTATAATGTGTTTAACCGGAAAGAACTTGAAACTACCTTCTCAAAGAAAAATTTCAAGTCAAATTAA
- the tsaA gene encoding tRNA (N6-threonylcarbamoyladenosine(37)-N6)-methyltransferase TrmO, whose translation MEKSVIIKPVGYVRSDLKERYEAPRQGTMTAATGAVIELEPGCNFEQALTGLEGFSHLWIIYIFHKNDSWKPMVTPPRNGGKKVGVFASRSPHRPNRTGLSCVKYIKHEGLNIYISGSDMLDGTPVLDIKPYLPYSDSFPEAATGWAGERVQVSYEIRVAPGAAEQAAVIKEKEGQNLLNYARVQLSVNPDDVSRKRVSIVEGNRYCLSYRKWRIYYEVDINSGTVHVSEIR comes from the coding sequence ATGGAAAAGAGCGTTATTATTAAACCGGTCGGATACGTCCGGTCGGATCTGAAAGAACGGTACGAAGCCCCAAGACAGGGGACAATGACCGCCGCAACCGGAGCGGTTATTGAACTTGAGCCCGGGTGCAATTTTGAGCAGGCGCTTACCGGTCTGGAGGGATTCAGTCATCTCTGGATTATCTATATTTTCCATAAAAACGACAGCTGGAAACCGATGGTCACACCCCCGCGCAACGGAGGTAAGAAGGTCGGGGTATTTGCTTCGCGTTCTCCTCACCGGCCAAACCGCACGGGGCTGAGCTGTGTGAAATATATAAAACATGAGGGGCTGAATATATATATCAGCGGATCGGATATGCTGGACGGGACACCTGTCTTGGATATTAAGCCGTATCTGCCTTACAGCGACTCATTCCCTGAAGCGGCAACGGGATGGGCGGGGGAACGGGTGCAGGTGAGTTATGAGATACGTGTTGCTCCCGGGGCAGCGGAACAGGCTGCGGTGATTAAAGAGAAAGAAGGACAGAATCTGCTCAATTACGCCCGCGTACAGCTTTCAGTTAATCCGGATGATGTGTCAAGAAAAAGGGTTTCTATTGTGGAGGGGAATCGGTATTGTTTGTCCTACCGCAAGTGGAGGATATATTATGAAGTGGATATCAATTCAGGAACAGTGCATGTATCTGAAATCAGGTAG
- a CDS encoding T9SS type A sorting domain-containing protein: MTSHRHILAFAVILLSSSIFAQIRFDANFESGNINTVSTTDSVNWTVTTKQDIGGRWFYFRITGIKDKFIKVRVSNSDVKRAMYSYDNQTWQRFTLAESPGSSSFQKTFPYDTVYVSYYTPYTLTHLRSRVAEWASHPAVTLDTLGHTLRGLPMYVMVVTDPSVPDSLKQTVWVHARTHPSETPTSVHFEGMMKTLLSGNDVTKHYLKNLIFHMIPFTNPDGVYYGRSRTNFDGVDVESDWNRVDSLTSKEVRILKQYMQSVNQVNVLKVFLNLHSQASPYCTFWIHTAVSTSPYFFKREMQFSNLNISDNPYFVYSDYRFSNLSMTFPEGWQWRNWGDKTMALTYETPYDYYSSGAVVTDENLEYLGERSVYALAEYLELSHPRHLILDNAGVPSFWGSDTAGTNYFGADYLYASPGTGSGPVTFATENLEAGSYDIYGWWPTGSVFASDARFTITAGGQTVQKAVNQKIGNGEWRFLTNISQSGSGPVSITVSDTGNGLVAADAFRIIYRGEPTSIRHTDLPLSFSLEQNYPNPFNSQTIIRYHLQESGQVRLTVYDAVGREVIQLVNDSQTTGTYEVPFEGRSLSSGVYYIRLSFAGKSVTKAMVLLK; encoded by the coding sequence ATGACCTCTCACCGGCACATTCTGGCTTTCGCCGTTATTCTTTTATCATCATCAATATTCGCCCAGATCCGCTTTGACGCAAACTTCGAAAGCGGAAATATCAATACTGTTTCCACCACTGATTCAGTTAACTGGACAGTCACTACAAAGCAGGATATTGGCGGCAGATGGTTTTATTTCCGGATTACCGGAATCAAGGATAAATTCATTAAAGTACGGGTTTCCAACAGTGATGTTAAGCGGGCGATGTACTCCTACGACAATCAGACCTGGCAGCGATTCACCCTGGCTGAAAGCCCCGGAAGCAGTTCATTTCAGAAGACATTTCCCTACGATACTGTATATGTATCATACTATACGCCTTACACACTCACTCATCTCCGGAGCCGGGTTGCCGAATGGGCATCACATCCCGCAGTAACACTCGATACACTTGGCCACACCCTGCGCGGCCTTCCGATGTATGTTATGGTTGTTACCGACCCTTCAGTGCCCGACTCACTCAAACAGACTGTCTGGGTTCACGCCCGCACTCATCCGAGTGAAACTCCTACTTCGGTGCATTTTGAAGGAATGATGAAAACTCTCCTGAGCGGAAATGATGTAACAAAGCATTACCTGAAGAATCTGATTTTCCACATGATTCCGTTCACCAATCCGGACGGAGTATATTACGGCCGCTCCCGCACAAACTTTGACGGCGTTGATGTTGAGTCAGACTGGAACCGCGTTGATTCCCTCACAAGCAAAGAGGTGAGAATTCTGAAACAATATATGCAGTCGGTTAATCAGGTCAATGTCCTTAAAGTATTTCTGAACCTGCACTCACAGGCATCACCATACTGCACCTTCTGGATACATACCGCGGTTTCAACTTCTCCCTACTTCTTTAAGAGGGAGATGCAGTTTTCCAATCTGAATATATCAGACAATCCTTATTTTGTTTACAGTGACTACCGTTTCTCCAATCTTTCCATGACTTTTCCTGAAGGATGGCAGTGGCGCAACTGGGGTGATAAAACCATGGCGCTTACGTACGAAACTCCATATGATTACTATTCATCAGGAGCCGTGGTCACCGATGAGAATCTGGAGTATCTTGGAGAGCGTTCTGTTTACGCACTGGCTGAATATCTGGAACTTTCTCATCCGAGACATCTTATACTTGACAACGCCGGAGTTCCCTCCTTCTGGGGAAGTGATACGGCAGGTACCAATTACTTCGGGGCTGATTATCTTTACGCATCGCCCGGTACCGGAAGCGGGCCGGTTACCTTTGCAACTGAAAATCTTGAAGCAGGAAGTTACGATATATACGGCTGGTGGCCGACGGGCTCTGTTTTTGCATCTGATGCCCGCTTTACCATCACGGCAGGGGGACAGACCGTGCAGAAAGCCGTGAATCAGAAAATTGGAAACGGTGAATGGCGCTTTCTTACGAATATATCACAGTCAGGCAGCGGGCCGGTTTCCATAACCGTGAGCGATACCGGCAACGGCCTGGTTGCCGCTGATGCGTTCCGGATTATATATAGGGGTGAGCCGACTTCCATCAGGCACACAGATCTGCCTCTGAGTTTTTCTCTTGAACAGAACTACCCGAATCCGTTTAACTCACAGACCATTATCCGCTACCATCTTCAGGAAAGCGGACAGGTCCGGCTCACTGTCTACGATGCAGTGGGGCGTGAAGTTATACAGCTGGTAAATGATTCTCAGACCACCGGCACCTATGAAGTACCGTTTGAAGGCCGCAGCCTCTCCTCCGGAGTATATTATATCCGCCTCAGCTTTGCAGGCAAATCAGTAACAAAAGCAATGGTGCTGTTAAAGTAA
- a CDS encoding amidohydrolase — protein sequence MRYLFLYTLVFFLLTGLAGAQPAADLIFHKGYIYTADSAGSVHSAVAVKDGKILITGSDEVVLQYKGESTQIISLEGKLLLPGFIDSHAHSISAFKHFFELNLYGLKSVKEIQDALKEYYYRHPGAAYIKGRGWSNTMFPKTGPAHTYLDEIISHIPVVLASEDGHSRWVNKKALELAGITNLTPAPAGGIIELDPESGEPTGTLRESAAGLVSGIIPPPSFELMYDGLIKFQKMAAEFGITGVHEASIDAGSIEPEVYRKLEADGKLNMRVTAALYIEPDSGRQWIEHLTAERSRDRGELFSARYAKIFADGVVEGSTAFLHEAYNHLPANRGELLCNLDSLKNLCAGLEEAGFGIHVHAIGDAAITAALDAFAYARKISGNTDTRNLITHLQLVRASDIPRFKELNVTAAVQPFWFIKDEYYHDIQVPYLGKERADREYPLKSFFDNGVNVASSSDYPVTIPPNPLVAIQTGITRKEPGSDASMTPLWPEESATIEQMIRSYTINAAYASGWEKIAGSIEPGKSADLIILDKNLFTIPADEITYAKMVMTMFRGKIIYSNQ from the coding sequence ATGCGTTACCTTTTTCTTTATACACTTGTCTTTTTTCTTCTTACTGGTCTGGCCGGGGCTCAGCCGGCAGCAGACCTGATTTTCCATAAAGGTTATATATACACCGCTGATTCCGCCGGGAGTGTTCACTCTGCGGTTGCGGTCAAAGACGGCAAAATTCTGATCACGGGGAGTGATGAGGTTGTTTTGCAATATAAGGGAGAAAGCACTCAGATAATTAGCCTGGAGGGAAAACTTCTGCTCCCTGGTTTTATTGACAGCCACGCCCACTCAATCAGCGCCTTTAAACATTTCTTCGAGCTTAATCTCTACGGCCTGAAATCAGTTAAGGAAATTCAGGATGCTCTTAAGGAATATTATTACAGACATCCCGGGGCTGCATATATCAAAGGCCGCGGATGGAGCAACACCATGTTTCCGAAAACCGGACCAGCCCATACATATCTAGATGAAATTATCAGCCATATCCCGGTAGTACTTGCATCTGAAGACGGCCACTCACGCTGGGTTAATAAAAAAGCATTGGAACTGGCCGGCATCACAAATTTAACTCCGGCCCCGGCAGGAGGTATCATCGAACTTGACCCTGAATCGGGTGAACCGACCGGAACACTCCGGGAGTCAGCCGCAGGTCTTGTATCCGGCATTATTCCCCCTCCTTCTTTTGAGCTGATGTATGACGGATTAATTAAATTTCAGAAAATGGCCGCTGAATTTGGCATCACCGGTGTTCATGAAGCCTCAATTGACGCAGGCAGCATCGAACCGGAAGTATACCGCAAACTTGAAGCTGACGGAAAACTCAATATGCGCGTCACCGCTGCCTTATATATAGAACCAGACTCCGGCCGGCAGTGGATAGAGCATCTGACTGCTGAGCGCAGCCGTGACCGTGGTGAACTTTTTTCAGCCCGTTATGCCAAGATTTTCGCTGACGGAGTAGTGGAAGGAAGTACCGCTTTTCTGCACGAAGCCTATAACCATCTTCCGGCAAACCGCGGAGAACTGCTCTGCAATCTTGACAGTCTTAAAAACCTGTGCGCCGGACTGGAAGAAGCCGGCTTCGGTATTCATGTTCATGCGATCGGTGATGCAGCCATCACAGCCGCGCTGGATGCATTTGCGTATGCACGGAAAATTTCAGGCAACACTGATACCCGTAACCTGATAACGCATCTTCAGCTGGTGCGTGCTTCTGATATACCCCGTTTTAAGGAGCTGAATGTAACTGCTGCCGTTCAGCCTTTCTGGTTCATAAAAGATGAGTATTACCATGATATACAGGTTCCCTATCTGGGTAAGGAACGCGCTGACCGGGAGTATCCGTTAAAAAGTTTTTTTGACAATGGAGTGAATGTTGCCTCTTCAAGCGATTATCCGGTAACCATACCTCCCAACCCCCTCGTGGCAATTCAGACAGGCATCACCAGAAAAGAGCCCGGATCAGATGCATCCATGACCCCGCTCTGGCCTGAAGAATCCGCAACCATAGAACAGATGATACGAAGCTATACCATTAATGCAGCTTATGCAAGCGGGTGGGAAAAAATAGCCGGATCAATCGAACCGGGTAAATCAGCAGATCTGATAATACTGGATAAAAATCTTTTTACCATTCCAGCGGATGAAATCACCTACGCAAAGATGGTGATGACCATGTTCCGGGGAAAAATAATATATAGCAATCAGTAA
- a CDS encoding MATE family efflux transporter, with the protein MKEKYNYYYRLIVSALKGEEYDYTSINLRKAVLLLSIPMMLELALESVFAVVDIYFVNRLGVHAVSVVGLTESVITLVYSVGIGMSSAATALVARRVGEKHLDAASHAGAQAIMLGIFSSFTLGIPGYFYAEEILAMMGAEPEAIRQGVIYTQLLFASSVSIILLFLINGIFRGAGDASIAMKSLWLANAFNIILDPILIFGLVYFPEMGIKGAAVATVIGRTLGVLYQAYHLWRSSGILKMKWHHFKPDLPVIKSLVKIASPATFQFIIASASWIFLASMVADYGSAASAGYQTAIRLVVFFILPAWGMSNAVATLAGQNLGAGNPQRAEESVSITIRYNVVFMAMVTTVFLFFARPLVGFFIPAAETAQTDFAVLSLQIICTGYIFYGIGMVITQAFNGAGDTKTPTVVYFIGFWLFQIPLAYFMHKFSGLGFTGVVIAVPVAETFMTLMIWYRFRKGTWKNTKV; encoded by the coding sequence ATGAAAGAAAAATATAATTACTATTACCGTCTGATCGTTTCGGCCCTTAAAGGGGAAGAATATGATTATACCTCTATCAACCTGCGCAAGGCGGTGCTGCTTCTTTCCATTCCCATGATGCTTGAGCTGGCGCTTGAGTCGGTTTTTGCCGTTGTTGATATATATTTTGTTAACAGACTCGGTGTTCACGCGGTTTCCGTGGTAGGGCTTACCGAATCTGTTATAACGCTGGTTTATTCAGTAGGTATCGGTATGAGCTCGGCTGCTACGGCATTAGTCGCCCGCCGCGTGGGAGAAAAGCATCTTGATGCTGCTTCACACGCCGGAGCGCAGGCAATTATGCTCGGCATATTTTCTTCCTTCACGCTTGGCATACCGGGCTACTTCTACGCTGAGGAAATTCTTGCCATGATGGGAGCCGAACCGGAAGCCATCAGACAGGGAGTTATATATACTCAGCTCCTGTTTGCCAGCAGTGTTTCCATTATTCTCCTGTTCCTTATCAACGGTATATTCCGCGGTGCCGGTGATGCGTCCATCGCCATGAAAAGTCTCTGGCTGGCCAATGCGTTCAACATCATTCTTGACCCGATCCTCATTTTTGGTCTTGTCTATTTCCCTGAAATGGGCATTAAAGGGGCAGCGGTTGCAACGGTAATCGGCAGAACTCTGGGTGTTCTCTATCAGGCATATCATCTCTGGCGTTCATCAGGCATTCTGAAGATGAAGTGGCATCACTTTAAACCTGACTTACCCGTTATTAAAAGTCTGGTTAAAATAGCTTCACCTGCTACCTTTCAGTTTATCATTGCCTCGGCAAGCTGGATTTTTCTCGCATCGATGGTTGCTGACTACGGCAGCGCTGCATCAGCAGGATATCAGACCGCCATACGCCTTGTGGTATTTTTTATCCTTCCTGCATGGGGGATGAGCAACGCCGTTGCCACACTTGCCGGACAGAATCTGGGCGCGGGCAATCCTCAGCGCGCTGAGGAAAGTGTTTCCATTACTATCAGATATAATGTGGTGTTTATGGCAATGGTCACTACAGTGTTTTTGTTTTTTGCCCGTCCGCTGGTTGGGTTCTTTATCCCCGCGGCGGAAACCGCGCAGACTGACTTTGCAGTCCTTTCTCTGCAGATTATCTGCACGGGATATATATTTTACGGCATCGGCATGGTTATCACCCAGGCATTTAACGGAGCAGGAGATACCAAAACCCCGACGGTGGTTTATTTTATCGGATTCTGGCTCTTTCAGATTCCCCTGGCATATTTCATGCATAAGTTCTCCGGACTCGGTTTTACCGGAGTGGTTATTGCTGTCCCTGTTGCCGAGACGTTTATGACCCTTATGATCTGGTACCGTTTTCGCAAAGGAACATGGAAAAACACCAAAGTATAG
- a CDS encoding VOC family protein codes for MPALHIYLNFQGNTEEAFNFYRSVFGGEFLQVQRFSDVPDSDNIPEHEKNKIMHIGFAIGSTYIMGTDALESMGQKVVFGNNMYITITPDSKEDADRYYKALSEGGEIEMELQDTFWGAYYASFADKFGVRWMINYDYPKA; via the coding sequence ATGCCTGCATTGCATATCTATCTCAATTTTCAGGGAAACACCGAAGAAGCATTCAATTTTTACCGGTCTGTATTCGGAGGAGAGTTCCTTCAGGTTCAGCGTTTTTCCGATGTACCTGATTCGGATAACATACCCGAACATGAAAAAAACAAAATCATGCACATTGGTTTTGCCATTGGAAGCACCTATATCATGGGCACCGATGCACTCGAAAGCATGGGGCAAAAAGTGGTTTTCGGAAATAATATGTATATAACCATAACGCCGGACTCAAAGGAAGATGCTGACCGCTATTATAAAGCCCTTTCTGAAGGAGGAGAAATTGAGATGGAACTGCAGGATACCTTCTGGGGCGCTTATTATGCATCCTTTGCTGATAAGTTCGGCGTACGCTGGATGATCAACTACGATTATCCGAAAGCATAA
- a CDS encoding SRPBCC domain-containing protein has product MTGETLIVSRVFPAPADLLWKAITEKERMKEWYFDIAEFRPEPGFHFTFTGGTETREYLHLCTVIQAVSCVLLSYSWEYQGYPGKTIVTFRLEPAEGGTKLTLSHSGLDSFPADNPDFNRENFRQGWDYLMNTSLKQYIEKTAASV; this is encoded by the coding sequence ATGACCGGCGAAACCCTGATAGTCAGCAGAGTATTTCCGGCACCGGCTGATCTGCTCTGGAAAGCAATAACGGAAAAGGAGCGGATGAAGGAGTGGTATTTTGATATTGCTGAATTCAGGCCCGAGCCCGGCTTCCATTTTACTTTTACCGGAGGTACTGAAACAAGAGAGTACCTCCATCTCTGCACCGTCATCCAGGCAGTATCCTGCGTGCTGCTCTCTTACTCCTGGGAGTATCAGGGCTATCCCGGCAAAACTATCGTCACCTTCCGGCTTGAACCCGCCGAAGGAGGCACAAAACTCACCCTTTCGCATTCTGGACTTGATTCCTTTCCTGCCGATAATCCGGATTTTAACCGTGAAAATTTCCGGCAGGGATGGGATTATCTCATGAACACCTCCCTGAAACAGTACATCGAAAAAACAGCAGCGTCAGTCTGA
- a CDS encoding SRPBCC family protein, which translates to MSKTKKILFILLGSFVLIVSSILVFAATKPDTFRVERSMIIPAPPEALHTIISDFRTWDQWSPWEKLDPNMKKTFAGPVSGPGSSYAWEGNDDVGKGKMEILDSRQYESITIKLEFIEPFPVSNTTQFSFAPVEGGTKVTWAMYGNSPYISKLFSVFMDMDAMIGKDFDNGLQNLKNLLAK; encoded by the coding sequence ATGTCCAAGACCAAAAAGATCCTCTTTATCCTGCTCGGTTCGTTTGTTCTTATCGTCTCATCAATTCTTGTTTTTGCGGCTACAAAACCGGACACCTTCCGCGTTGAGCGCTCGATGATCATACCCGCTCCTCCTGAGGCGCTGCATACCATCATAAGCGACTTCCGCACATGGGATCAATGGTCCCCCTGGGAAAAGCTTGACCCCAACATGAAGAAAACCTTTGCCGGTCCGGTCAGCGGTCCCGGTTCTTCCTATGCATGGGAGGGAAATGATGATGTGGGAAAAGGCAAAATGGAAATTCTGGATTCCAGGCAGTATGAATCAATCACCATTAAACTGGAATTCATCGAGCCCTTCCCCGTCAGCAATACCACGCAGTTCAGTTTTGCTCCTGTTGAAGGAGGTACAAAGGTTACCTGGGCTATGTACGGTAACTCCCCGTATATATCCAAACTCTTCAGCGTGTTTATGGATATGGATGCCATGATCGGAAAAGATTTCGATAACGGTCTTCAGAACCTGAAAAACCTGCTCGCTAAATGA
- a CDS encoding nucleotidyltransferase domain-containing protein produces MNNNTILIPDEISALLRELVSELQEAVGHDLDKVILYGSYSRGDYSEDSDIDIMVLTSDSDRKKYNDLAAELSLTYLMKYGKLVSLAFNNRDYYDQWKESMDLFQFVEKEGILLL; encoded by the coding sequence ATGAATAATAATACCATACTGATCCCGGATGAGATCTCCGCTCTCCTCAGAGAACTGGTTTCTGAACTTCAGGAAGCCGTAGGTCATGATCTGGATAAAGTAATTCTCTATGGTTCCTATTCAAGGGGGGATTATTCTGAAGATTCAGATATTGATATTATGGTGCTCACATCTGATTCAGACAGAAAAAAGTATAATGATCTTGCCGCAGAACTTTCGCTAACGTATTTGATGAAGTATGGTAAATTAGTATCACTGGCATTTAACAACAGGGATTATTATGATCAGTGGAAAGAGAGCATGGACCTTTTTCAGTTTGTTGAGAAAGAAGGAATATTGCTTTTATGA
- a CDS encoding HIT domain-containing protein, producing MESVKNNQFSHLTAKERTSLSLPARFLLSKGFLTGEILDYGCGFGKDVELLKEKNIAIEGYDKYYFPEYPVKKFDTILCFYVLNVLLAEEQAEVLIDISRLLKPSGRAYFAVRRDMQFEGFRIHKVHKKPTYQCNVLLNFSSVFKDENCEIYEYRHFNLLPKYGNEACPFCNPDPERELIAESATAYAMFDKFPVSNGHALVIPKRHAADYFELSFKEQSACWFMLNRVKKIITEIYNPDGFNVGVNINEDAGQTVPHVHIHLIPRYKGDVAEPRGGVRGVIPEKRSY from the coding sequence ATGGAATCCGTAAAGAACAATCAATTCAGTCATCTAACAGCAAAAGAACGGACAAGCTTATCTCTTCCAGCAAGATTTCTGTTGTCAAAAGGATTTCTGACCGGTGAAATTCTTGATTACGGCTGCGGTTTTGGTAAAGATGTGGAACTTCTAAAAGAAAAAAATATAGCAATTGAGGGATACGACAAGTATTATTTTCCAGAATATCCTGTAAAAAAATTTGACACAATACTTTGTTTTTATGTATTAAATGTTCTTTTAGCTGAAGAGCAGGCTGAAGTACTGATAGATATATCAAGGCTTCTGAAACCATCAGGCAGAGCTTATTTTGCTGTCAGGCGGGATATGCAATTTGAAGGATTCCGGATTCACAAAGTCCACAAAAAGCCAACATATCAGTGTAATGTACTGCTCAACTTTTCATCGGTGTTTAAGGATGAAAACTGTGAAATTTATGAATACAGACATTTTAATCTTCTCCCAAAATACGGAAATGAGGCCTGCCCATTTTGCAATCCAGATCCAGAGCGTGAACTGATAGCTGAGTCTGCCACGGCTTATGCAATGTTTGATAAGTTTCCTGTCAGCAATGGACATGCACTGGTAATACCCAAAAGGCATGCTGCAGATTATTTTGAATTGTCATTCAAGGAACAGTCCGCCTGTTGGTTTATGCTGAATCGGGTTAAAAAGATAATAACAGAAATATATAATCCGGATGGATTTAATGTTGGTGTGAATATCAATGAAGATGCCGGACAGACAGTTCCGCATGTACATATACATTTGATTCCCAGATATAAAGGGGATGTGGCTGAGCCCAGGGGGGGAGTCCGGGGAGTTATTCCGGAAAAGCGCAGTTATTAA